Proteins found in one Oncorhynchus mykiss isolate Arlee chromosome 3, USDA_OmykA_1.1, whole genome shotgun sequence genomic segment:
- the c1ql2 gene encoding complement C1q-like protein 2, with protein MVLALIIAIPLLVQASKTDAHYEMMGTCRMICDPYNPKPSANALEVMQDLSAIPSPAFSHGTKGDPGRPGKPGPRGPPGEPGPPGPRGPPGDRGNSGKPGYPGLTTGETAKGTVSSARTENGEDRDSAIGGTKIAFYVGLKNPHEGYEVLRFDDVVTNLGNHYDPSTGKFTCEVSGIYYFTYHVLMRGGDGTSMWADLCKNGQVRASAIAQDADQNYDYASNSVVLHLDSGDEIYIKLDGGKAHGGNNNKYSTFSGFILYPD; from the exons ATGGTGTTAGCACTTATCATAGCGATACCGCTGCTGGTCCAAGCATCCAAGACGGACGCACACTACGAGATGATGGGCACCTGTAGGATGATATGTGATCCATACAACCCCAAACCCAGCGCCAATGCTCTGGAAGTCATGCAGGACCTGAGCGCCATCCCATCCCCGGCGTTCTCGCATGGGACTAAAGGCGATCCAGGTCGTCCGGGGAAACCAGGACCGAGAGGTCCGCCAGGCGAACCGGGTCCACCCGGTCCAAGAGGACCGCCGGGGGACAGGGGGAACTCGGGGAAACCGGGTTATCCCGGCCTTACCACGGGGGAGACGGCTAAAGGGACCGTGAGTAGCGCTAGGACCGAGAATGGCGAGGACCGAGACTCCGCAATTGGCGGCACAAAAATCGCATTTTACGTGGGTCTGAAAAACCCCCACGAGGGATACGAGGTGCTAAGGTTCGACGACGTGGTGACAAACCTGGGGAACCATTACGACCCGTCTACCGGCAAGTTCACGTGTGAAGTGTCCGGGATCTACTACTTTACATACCATGTGTTAATGCGTGGAGGCGACGGGACCAGTATGTGGGCAGATTTGTGTAAAAACGGTCAG GTCCGCGCCAGTGCAATAGCCCAAGACGCAGACCAGAACTATGACTACGCCAGCAACAGTGTAGTGCTTCATCTAGACTCCGGGGACGAGATCTACATCAAGTTGGACGGAGGCAAGGCGCATGGGGGAAACAACAACAAGTACAGCACGTTTTCCGGTTTCATTTTGTATCCGGACTAA